From the genome of Nodosilinea sp. FACHB-141, one region includes:
- a CDS encoding RNA-binding protein has product MSIRLYVGNLSKDLERQEFENVFADFNDDLVSVKLIADKKTGKCRGFGFVTVKTDEKADEIVEKLNGQMLAELPIKIEKALPRTKPEGEGEARPSGGEPTGKRAAKSNTRKSSTPAAATTSSASVQPDPRWAGELEKLKQMLATQTTSS; this is encoded by the coding sequence ATGTCAATTCGCCTTTACGTCGGTAACCTTTCTAAGGATCTAGAGCGGCAGGAGTTTGAAAACGTTTTTGCCGACTTTAACGATGACCTAGTCTCTGTCAAGCTGATTGCCGATAAAAAAACTGGAAAATGCCGGGGATTTGGCTTCGTAACCGTAAAGACCGACGAAAAGGCCGATGAGATTGTCGAAAAACTAAACGGCCAAATGCTTGCAGAATTGCCCATCAAAATTGAAAAGGCGCTGCCCCGCACCAAGCCCGAGGGTGAAGGGGAAGCTCGCCCCAGCGGCGGCGAACCCACTGGTAAGCGAGCGGCTAAAAGCAATACCCGCAAGTCATCTACTCCAGCAGCGGCGACCACTAGCAGTGCCTCCGTTCAGCCCGATCCTCGCTGGGCTGGCGAATTAGAGAAGCTTAAGCAGATGCTGGCGACCCAAACGACCTCTAGCTAG
- a CDS encoding M48 family metalloprotease, with translation MAQPIDPKSQASAPGNRGASAKQVYEQAVTAFKAQSYDQALALFQRLGRLPPGSPYYLKAVMGQVRVYQRLKQVDQARLGCQVLLDSSSSEARQWAQQVLSQLPNKTKGEVPSVTQETALPTKADLSGFVPLAGIASSQTPPPLPPKPASKTPIPLPSPEELNQPRSEDDNLDAAEEREPEPTYQSLFHFQQLNQRSGIDQNDSDRPPDATIDATIPASNASAEPISRSKAIPSHQRQLQASLPKYPLGLWLQQAFTAIALLWITNWAIHFALRTADRLLRWVRWPVQLSLPGAYQNYTVWVIGSLVLLALASPWIMDFALTFWHGQKPLSTRQLQGHSPGTLRLLRQVCRQRGWQLPELRVIPDPAPLCFSYGWLARNTRIVVSQGILDQGSDEAITALYGYELARMVNGSGSVLSAVGLLLLLLHTAYHRLAQIGDRLTQPFLRTPLGIFSSIFYGLFWLLRQLVLWLSRACCAWGDRRATVLTQHPDHLTDGLLQLTEAIAADLERRGTLHPLLTSLEVLMPVSSRQAVTPGSMLAKAGPDGQNLSAADNSPSDRFANRATTIANLIAVDSLNPYRQWLRVSASHLPLGERLLELSQQATLRQQPTAIALPLASPTPGNFSPRLLLLQKSPLTGLLIGGGIAMGLWFVGGIVNRLGWQRLSWLYQDPSILMGGLWLGLGLGLLLRINALFPEPGSSPTTRQTSSPAPDNIAELINNSSVLPVQGKPVTLQGQLRGATGLENWGCQNLYLEDTSGLVKLVNPVPLGSLQALFQHHPRQWTGQAVTVSGWSRYGGGLLWVDIHQVQLDSRHRFQAYGPIWATLLSLAISLIGVLTIFRGG, from the coding sequence ATGGCGCAGCCCATAGACCCCAAATCCCAAGCTTCTGCCCCTGGCAATCGTGGTGCCTCAGCCAAGCAGGTGTACGAGCAGGCGGTAACTGCCTTCAAGGCCCAAAGCTATGACCAAGCTCTAGCGCTTTTTCAACGGTTGGGACGATTGCCGCCAGGTTCTCCTTACTATCTCAAAGCTGTGATGGGGCAGGTGAGAGTATACCAGCGACTGAAGCAGGTTGACCAAGCCCGATTGGGTTGCCAAGTCCTGCTCGACAGTTCTTCATCCGAGGCTCGCCAGTGGGCTCAACAGGTTTTGAGCCAGCTGCCCAACAAAACTAAGGGGGAGGTCCCCTCAGTAACCCAGGAAACCGCCTTACCAACTAAGGCCGATTTGAGTGGCTTTGTGCCGTTAGCAGGCATCGCAAGTTCTCAAACCCCACCGCCTTTACCACCAAAACCTGCTTCCAAAACGCCCATTCCCCTCCCTAGCCCAGAAGAACTTAACCAACCAAGGTCGGAAGACGACAATTTGGACGCCGCTGAAGAGAGGGAACCAGAGCCGACGTACCAATCGCTCTTTCACTTTCAGCAGCTTAATCAGCGCTCGGGTATCGATCAAAACGACAGCGATCGCCCTCCAGATGCCACTATCGATGCAACGATTCCAGCTTCTAATGCTAGTGCTGAGCCTATCTCGCGCTCAAAGGCTATCCCAAGCCATCAGCGGCAGCTCCAAGCTTCTCTGCCAAAGTACCCGCTGGGGCTATGGTTACAGCAAGCCTTTACAGCGATCGCCCTGCTCTGGATAACAAATTGGGCCATTCATTTTGCCCTCAGAACAGCGGATAGATTGCTGCGGTGGGTGCGGTGGCCGGTACAGCTCAGTCTGCCGGGAGCATACCAGAACTACACCGTTTGGGTAATCGGTAGCCTGGTGCTACTAGCCCTAGCCAGTCCGTGGATTATGGATTTTGCCCTGACTTTTTGGCATGGCCAAAAGCCTCTATCAACACGTCAGCTCCAAGGACACAGCCCAGGAACACTGCGCCTCTTGCGCCAAGTGTGCCGCCAGCGCGGTTGGCAACTGCCCGAGCTGCGGGTTATTCCCGATCCGGCCCCCCTATGCTTTAGCTATGGCTGGTTGGCGCGCAACACTCGCATCGTCGTCAGCCAAGGCATTTTAGACCAGGGGTCTGATGAAGCCATAACGGCGCTATATGGGTACGAGCTAGCTCGGATGGTGAATGGTAGCGGGTCGGTTCTCTCAGCGGTAGGGTTGCTGCTGCTACTGCTTCACACCGCCTACCATCGCCTAGCCCAGATTGGGGATAGGTTGACCCAGCCCTTCCTACGCACCCCCCTGGGAATATTCTCCAGCATCTTTTATGGCCTGTTTTGGCTGCTGCGGCAGCTCGTGCTATGGCTGTCGCGAGCGTGCTGTGCCTGGGGCGATCGCCGCGCCACCGTGCTCACACAGCACCCCGACCACCTCACGGATGGACTGTTACAGCTTACTGAGGCGATCGCAGCCGACCTTGAGCGGCGGGGCACCCTCCACCCCTTGCTCACCAGCCTAGAGGTTTTAATGCCCGTCAGCAGTCGCCAGGCAGTTACCCCAGGCAGCATGCTGGCAAAGGCAGGGCCTGATGGTCAAAACCTGAGCGCAGCAGACAACTCCCCCAGCGATCGCTTCGCAAATCGCGCCACCACCATCGCTAACCTGATTGCAGTAGATAGCCTCAACCCCTACCGCCAATGGCTGCGCGTCAGCGCCTCCCACCTGCCTTTAGGAGAAAGGCTGCTTGAGCTCAGCCAGCAGGCAACCCTTCGTCAGCAGCCCACCGCGATCGCCTTACCGCTAGCATCTCCTACCCCAGGCAACTTTTCACCCCGGCTACTGCTGCTGCAAAAGAGTCCGCTAACGGGTCTGCTGATAGGGGGTGGAATTGCCATGGGGTTGTGGTTTGTAGGCGGCATTGTCAATCGGCTGGGTTGGCAACGGTTAAGCTGGCTCTACCAAGACCCCAGCATTCTGATGGGAGGGCTGTGGCTGGGTCTCGGATTAGGCTTGTTGCTGCGCATTAACGCTCTGTTTCCCGAGCCGGGTAGCTCACCTACTACCCGACAAACCAGCTCCCCAGCCCCAGACAACATTGCAGAGCTGATCAACAACAGCTCAGTCCTCCCTGTACAGGGAAAGCCTGTCACCCTCCAAGGCCAGCTACGGGGTGCCACCGGGTTAGAAAATTGGGGTTGCCAAAATTTGTATCTCGAAGATACCTCAGGGCTAGTCAAACTGGTCAACCCAGTCCCCTTGGGCAGTCTTCAGGCGTTATTTCAGCACCACCCCCGGCAATGGACTGGTCAAGCTGTTACGGTCAGTGGCTGGAGTCGCTATGGCGGCGGCCTGTTATGGGTCGACATTCATCAAGTGCAGCTGGACTCCCGTCATCGCTTTCAGGCCTATGGGCCGATTTGGGCTACGCTCTTGAGCTTAGCTATCAGCTTGATTGGAGTTTTGACAATTTTCCGAGGGGGCTAA
- a CDS encoding CPBP family intramembrane glutamic endopeptidase: MNKLSGVKLPWAKLAHYPPLVRVVVFLLIVVVLWLPFALPLYGLAARSLLPGGDLFPTALLYVVFLLVLPRWERTVRAETQPWAKIGFVGRRELGQGMATGALIGAVSLALLAVVQLALSWAVLDADGARGVSLLQTALIGALAATAVGWSEEVLFRGWLLREMEQGWSPGAALGTTSLIFAIAHFIKPLDAILALLPQLAGLLLLGLVLGWARRIPVGLNKTGLGHPVGLHAGLVWGYYLLEVGNLLQPTGVVPDWVTGLDGNPLAGLLGLTLLSGLGVVVFRWSRSPR; the protein is encoded by the coding sequence ATGAATAAGCTGTCTGGGGTTAAGCTGCCCTGGGCTAAGCTGGCCCACTACCCACCACTGGTGCGAGTAGTGGTCTTTTTGCTAATTGTGGTGGTGCTCTGGTTGCCCTTTGCTTTGCCGCTGTATGGCTTAGCTGCGCGTAGCCTGCTGCCGGGGGGCGATTTATTTCCTACTGCTTTGCTTTACGTTGTCTTTTTGCTGGTGCTGCCCCGCTGGGAACGGACGGTGCGCGCTGAAACGCAGCCCTGGGCCAAGATCGGATTTGTTGGCCGCCGAGAATTGGGCCAGGGCATGGCAACAGGTGCTTTGATCGGAGCAGTGAGCCTGGCACTACTGGCGGTAGTGCAGCTGGCTTTAAGCTGGGCCGTGCTGGACGCGGATGGTGCGCGGGGTGTCAGTCTGTTGCAAACAGCTCTAATTGGGGCTCTGGCGGCTACCGCTGTCGGTTGGTCGGAGGAGGTGTTGTTTCGAGGCTGGCTGCTGCGGGAGATGGAGCAGGGCTGGTCGCCCGGAGCTGCACTAGGGACAACCAGTCTGATTTTTGCGATCGCTCACTTTATTAAGCCCCTCGACGCAATTTTGGCCCTGCTGCCTCAGCTAGCAGGGCTTTTGCTGTTGGGTCTGGTGCTGGGTTGGGCCCGCCGAATACCCGTAGGACTCAACAAAACTGGGTTGGGCCATCCGGTAGGTCTCCACGCTGGTCTGGTGTGGGGCTACTATTTGCTTGAGGTGGGTAACTTACTTCAGCCCACTGGTGTCGTTCCCGATTGGGTAACTGGCCTAGACGGCAACCCCCTTGCTGGGCTACTAGGGCTAACGCTGCTGTCCGGGTTGGGGGTAGTGGTGTTTCGCTGGAGCCGTTCACCCCGCTAA
- a CDS encoding SRPBCC family protein — translation MSTRRVIEHSISISASASQVEQCLTRQDLMHRWLNPALRCDPIGDWSTDLGAKSRFVIQIPLWQPALMSTVVERQPGLIVWAFEGFFDGRDRWECTPEPAGTRLLNRFEFEIPNPVVQAGFNWFAASLTQRDMAAQLSRLKQVAETQTNRC, via the coding sequence ATGTCTACTCGCCGCGTCATTGAGCACAGCATTTCCATCAGCGCCAGCGCTAGCCAGGTCGAACAGTGTTTAACTCGCCAAGATCTGATGCACCGCTGGCTCAACCCGGCCCTGCGTTGCGACCCTATTGGCGACTGGAGCACCGATTTGGGAGCCAAAAGCCGGTTTGTCATTCAGATACCGCTGTGGCAGCCTGCGCTGATGAGTACCGTAGTTGAGCGTCAGCCAGGGCTGATTGTGTGGGCGTTTGAAGGATTTTTCGACGGGCGCGATCGCTGGGAATGCACCCCCGAACCAGCAGGAACCCGACTGCTAAATCGGTTTGAGTTTGAGATTCCCAACCCCGTCGTACAAGCTGGATTTAACTGGTTTGCCGCCAGCTTGACTCAGCGAGACATGGCGGCGCAGCTGAGCCGCCTGAAACAGGTGGCTGAAACCCAGACCAATCGATGCTGA
- a CDS encoding mechanosensitive ion channel gives MIDFFSLTLLQVTEPGVQPANPEPLTGPVESSSRFVQEASGQLGRFLPSLIGAIALLLLGWLIATVAALVVRSLLRRTDLDNRLANWALGRSPDQSIPIEKWVSTLVYWVIFLFAIVASLNALNLAGVSAPLNNFLDQIFLYIPRIGGALLLLGVAWLAATLVRSLVVNGLGRFNLDDRLAQQTGMDQGSSPVVLNETIGNVLYWFILLLFIPLILSALQLPGLLAPVEGLINSFLQAIPRIVTAGIVLAIGWVIARIVRGVVTNLLLAAGVDQLGRRMGLQSSATGGVSLASLAGTLAYVLVLIPAVVAALNELDIEAISAPAIGMLEQILTAIPQVIMAGVVIAAAYFVGRFVADLVTSLLRGAGFDNILGILGLPELNLGTGATVQSGLDAEGRPMATVQTPSRTPSEIVGIITLVAIVLFGAVTATEILNFAGLTEIVRAILRIGARVLSGVVVFAVGLYLANLAFRLVNAMGTGQARVLAQAARIAILIFVGAMALQQMGVAPDIVNLAFGLLLGAIAVAIAIAFGLGGRDVAADQLREWLSSFKQRQ, from the coding sequence ATGATTGATTTTTTCTCTCTAACACTGCTCCAGGTGACTGAGCCTGGAGTTCAACCTGCTAACCCTGAGCCGCTAACTGGCCCTGTGGAGTCTTCCAGCCGCTTTGTGCAAGAGGCTTCTGGGCAACTGGGGCGCTTTTTACCCAGCTTAATTGGGGCGATCGCGCTGCTGCTGCTGGGCTGGCTTATAGCTACAGTGGCAGCCTTGGTGGTGCGCAGTCTATTGCGGCGTACCGACCTGGATAACCGCCTTGCGAACTGGGCTTTGGGTCGCTCGCCGGATCAGTCGATACCCATTGAGAAGTGGGTATCGACCCTCGTGTATTGGGTAATTTTTCTGTTCGCCATTGTGGCGTCGCTCAACGCCCTTAACTTGGCCGGGGTGTCGGCCCCGCTCAACAATTTTCTCGACCAAATCTTTCTCTACATACCCCGCATTGGTGGCGCGCTGCTGCTGCTAGGGGTGGCCTGGCTGGCGGCGACTCTGGTGCGATCGCTCGTTGTCAATGGCCTAGGTCGCTTCAACCTAGATGACCGCCTGGCCCAGCAGACTGGCATGGACCAAGGCAGTTCCCCGGTCGTGCTGAATGAAACCATCGGCAACGTGCTGTACTGGTTTATTCTGCTGCTATTTATTCCGCTAATTTTGAGCGCCCTGCAGCTGCCCGGGCTGCTGGCTCCGGTGGAAGGGTTAATTAATTCTTTCCTCCAAGCTATTCCCCGCATTGTCACCGCTGGAATTGTCCTAGCTATTGGCTGGGTGATTGCTCGGATTGTGCGCGGCGTGGTGACCAATCTGCTGCTGGCTGCTGGGGTCGACCAGCTGGGTCGCCGAATGGGGCTGCAAAGCAGCGCGACGGGGGGTGTTTCCCTCGCCAGTCTAGCTGGCACCTTGGCCTACGTGCTGGTGCTCATCCCCGCTGTGGTAGCCGCCCTCAACGAGCTCGATATCGAGGCTATTTCGGCTCCCGCCATTGGGATGCTGGAGCAGATTCTGACCGCGATTCCTCAAGTGATTATGGCTGGGGTTGTGATTGCCGCTGCCTACTTTGTAGGGCGCTTTGTGGCTGACCTGGTCACGAGCTTGCTGCGGGGAGCTGGTTTTGACAACATCCTGGGCATTTTAGGGCTACCAGAGTTAAATCTGGGCACAGGAGCTACGGTACAGTCAGGGCTCGATGCCGAAGGCCGTCCCATGGCTACGGTGCAGACCCCAAGCCGCACCCCCTCAGAGATCGTTGGCATCATCACCCTGGTGGCGATCGTGCTGTTTGGGGCCGTGACCGCCACAGAAATTCTCAATTTCGCCGGTCTGACGGAGATTGTGCGGGCAATTCTGCGCATTGGAGCCCGGGTGCTCAGTGGCGTAGTGGTATTTGCGGTAGGCCTTTACCTAGCCAATTTGGCCTTTCGCCTGGTCAACGCTATGGGCACCGGACAGGCAAGGGTACTGGCCCAAGCGGCCCGCATCGCTATCTTGATCTTTGTGGGAGCCATGGCCCTACAACAGATGGGAGTGGCCCCCGACATCGTCAACCTGGCCTTTGGGCTACTGCTGGGGGCGATCGCAGTGGCGATCGCGATCGCCTTCGGTCTGGGTGGGCGCGACGTTGCCGCTGACCAACTGCGGGAGTGGCTATCTTCCTTTAAACAACGCCAATAA
- the ppk1 gene encoding polyphosphate kinase 1, whose amino-acid sequence MATVERRSSKPEANLSDPQYYISRELSWIEFNRRVLHEGLDERTPLLEALKFLAIFSNNLDEYFMVRVAALKQRIEAQVTRRSPDGRSPQEHLDDISAALRPIVEQQHQDFSTDLRQQMADQGIWLLDYEELSAAQRTYCRDYFEEQVFPVLTPLAVDPGHPFPYISNLSLNLAVVVKDPRTQQPHFARIKVPRVLPRFIPLPEPQAEEPDSKTYRWLGVPLEQIIAANLSALFPGMVVQEHSCFRITRDADLAVEEDEADDLMLAVEQELRKRRWGGSAVRMEIQRDTSGPVRAMLTEELGLAETDVYNVDGLLGLGDLMTFMALPLPNLKAPSWTAAVPPALERLSPPGVDDDDTTLETAEELFSLLRCQEQLVHHPYHSFSATVQRFITQAAHDPQVLAIKMTLYRTSGDSPIVSSLISAAENGKQVTVLVEIKARFDEENNINWARKLEQSGVHVVYGLVGLKTHCKVTLVVRREGQHIRRYYHIGTGNYNPKTARIYTDLGLLSAREDVGADISDIFNYLTGYSRQQVYRQLLVAPLTLRQRLVSLIEHEIACQKKGKGGRIIVKMNSLVDPDLIALLYQASQAGVSIDLIVRGICCLRPGVPGVSDNIRVISIVGQFLEHSRILYFQQGGEEVVLLGSADWMPRNLDRRVEVMAPVTDPALQAELKAVLNLCLEDNRQAWDLATDGSYRQRRPEADEQIRSVQEQLMANAGKSLAG is encoded by the coding sequence ATGGCCACGGTAGAGCGGCGCAGTAGCAAACCAGAGGCCAATCTCAGCGACCCTCAGTACTACATTAGCCGCGAGCTGAGCTGGATAGAGTTCAACCGGCGGGTGCTCCACGAAGGCTTGGACGAGCGCACTCCATTGTTAGAAGCGCTGAAGTTTTTAGCGATTTTTAGCAACAACCTGGACGAATACTTTATGGTGCGGGTAGCGGCCCTCAAGCAGCGGATCGAGGCCCAGGTTACCCGGCGATCGCCCGATGGGCGATCGCCCCAGGAGCACCTCGACGATATCAGCGCCGCACTGCGCCCTATTGTCGAGCAGCAGCATCAGGACTTCAGCACCGACTTGAGGCAGCAGATGGCCGACCAGGGGATTTGGCTGCTTGACTATGAAGAGCTGTCAGCGGCCCAGCGAACCTACTGCCGCGACTACTTTGAAGAGCAAGTTTTCCCGGTTTTAACCCCCCTGGCCGTCGATCCAGGACATCCATTTCCGTACATTTCGAACCTCAGCCTAAACCTGGCAGTTGTGGTGAAAGACCCTCGTACCCAACAGCCTCACTTTGCCCGCATTAAAGTCCCTCGGGTGCTGCCCCGGTTTATTCCCCTGCCAGAACCGCAGGCTGAAGAACCCGACAGCAAAACCTATCGCTGGTTAGGGGTGCCCCTCGAACAGATCATTGCCGCCAATCTGTCTGCTCTTTTCCCAGGCATGGTGGTGCAGGAACACTCCTGCTTTCGCATTACCCGCGATGCCGATCTGGCCGTCGAAGAAGACGAAGCCGACGATTTGATGCTCGCCGTTGAGCAAGAACTGCGTAAGCGTCGCTGGGGCGGCTCGGCGGTACGCATGGAAATTCAGCGGGACACCTCAGGTCCGGTGCGCGCCATGCTGACAGAAGAACTGGGCCTGGCCGAAACCGATGTGTACAACGTCGACGGGTTGCTGGGGCTGGGAGACCTCATGACCTTCATGGCCCTTCCCCTACCTAACCTTAAAGCCCCCAGTTGGACAGCCGCCGTGCCTCCTGCCCTAGAGCGCCTCAGCCCGCCAGGGGTCGATGACGACGACACGACCCTTGAAACCGCCGAAGAGCTATTCTCGTTGCTGCGGTGTCAAGAGCAGCTTGTCCACCATCCCTATCACTCGTTCTCAGCGACGGTGCAGCGATTTATCACTCAGGCAGCCCACGACCCCCAAGTGCTGGCCATCAAGATGACGTTGTACCGGACCTCTGGCGATTCTCCCATTGTCAGCTCCCTGATTTCTGCCGCAGAAAACGGTAAACAGGTGACTGTCTTGGTCGAAATCAAGGCCCGCTTTGACGAAGAAAACAACATCAACTGGGCCCGCAAGCTTGAACAGTCAGGCGTGCACGTAGTCTATGGCCTGGTGGGTCTCAAAACCCACTGCAAAGTCACGCTGGTGGTGCGCCGGGAGGGACAGCACATTCGTCGGTACTATCACATCGGCACCGGCAACTACAATCCCAAAACCGCCAGGATCTACACCGACCTCGGTTTACTCAGCGCCCGAGAGGATGTAGGGGCCGACATCTCTGACATATTCAACTATCTCACTGGCTATTCTCGCCAGCAGGTCTACCGACAGCTGCTCGTTGCCCCCCTCACCCTGCGCCAGCGATTAGTGAGCCTGATCGAGCACGAAATAGCCTGCCAAAAAAAGGGCAAGGGGGGCCGCATCATCGTCAAGATGAATTCTTTGGTAGACCCAGATTTAATTGCGCTACTCTATCAGGCGTCCCAGGCAGGGGTCTCAATTGACTTAATTGTGCGAGGCATCTGCTGCCTGCGGCCAGGGGTGCCGGGGGTGAGCGACAATATTCGCGTTATCAGCATCGTAGGGCAGTTCCTAGAGCACTCTCGCATTTTGTATTTTCAGCAGGGGGGAGAGGAGGTTGTGCTGCTGGGCAGCGCCGACTGGATGCCGCGCAACCTCGATCGCCGCGTGGAGGTGATGGCGCCCGTTACTGACCCAGCGCTGCAAGCAGAGCTCAAGGCCGTGCTCAACCTGTGCCTAGAAGACAACCGGCAGGCTTGGGATCTGGCGACTGACGGCAGCTACCGCCAGCGTCGCCCTGAGGCAGACGAGCAGATTCGCAGTGTTCAGGAGCAGCTAATGGCCAACGCGGGCAAATCTTTAGCGGGGTGA
- a CDS encoding sulfite exporter TauE/SafE family protein, with translation MIAVSLFVASFLAWFLSMLAGGGSPFILIPVISLLLGSAAVAPVITIGLLIGNTQRGISFWHYVDWQVTAWYVPGAIVGAIIGCYGLTQVHAEGLQLLLGIGLLTMVANHLLTPEDAQFAVKAWYFLPLSFINAIGSGLIGSTGPVMNPLYLNYGLEKEAMVATKAFNKAVLHLVKLTTYAAFGSLSSDYLLYGLVIGLGAIPANWLGKMVLAKMSAQQFRQLVFAFVAVSGVTMIWQQRHFLTVWFM, from the coding sequence ATGATTGCCGTTAGCCTTTTTGTTGCTAGTTTCCTGGCTTGGTTTCTCAGCATGCTAGCAGGAGGTGGCAGTCCGTTTATTCTAATTCCCGTGATTTCCCTGCTGCTCGGCTCCGCAGCGGTAGCTCCAGTAATTACGATCGGACTGCTGATTGGCAATACCCAGCGGGGAATTTCTTTTTGGCACTATGTGGACTGGCAAGTAACGGCCTGGTACGTGCCTGGGGCCATAGTAGGAGCAATTATTGGCTGCTATGGACTCACCCAGGTTCATGCAGAGGGTCTACAACTACTGCTCGGCATCGGGCTGCTGACCATGGTCGCCAATCATCTGTTGACTCCCGAAGATGCTCAGTTCGCGGTTAAGGCCTGGTACTTTTTGCCGCTGTCCTTTATCAACGCCATTGGGTCTGGGCTAATTGGCAGCACTGGCCCAGTAATGAATCCGTTGTACCTAAACTACGGGTTAGAAAAAGAAGCCATGGTAGCTACTAAGGCATTTAATAAGGCGGTGCTACACCTGGTTAAATTAACGACCTACGCTGCCTTTGGCAGCCTTAGCTCAGACTACCTACTCTACGGGTTGGTGATTGGGTTGGGTGCGATACCGGCTAACTGGCTGGGCAAGATGGTGCTGGCAAAAATGTCGGCCCAGCAGTTTAGACAGCTGGTGTTTGCTTTTGTAGCGGTAAGCGGTGTAACCATGATTTGGCAACAGCGCCATTTTTTGACTGTCTGGTTTATGTAG
- a CDS encoding DNA repair exonuclease — MAKFLHIADIHLGFDRYDTPERTKDFFRALQTVLERYAVEEEVDFVAIAGDLFEHRNIKPATLNQAQVCLQTLKDANIPVVAIEGNHDNRPYGTRTSWLKYLSEWNLLKLLEPNDGANAEERLTPWDDSTRSGGYIDLPCGVRVIGSNWYGATAPRAIELLAGSIKDLPPGPNYTVLMFHHGLEGQISRYAGALRYSELLPLKEAGVDYLALGHIHKNYTAEGWVFNPGSLEANNVEESRYPRGAYLVELLPDRIDAQLKTDYFQRPIERVELVAKGQESLDELNQMALDCAIAAAAKHQSSIAPILELKITGQVGFDRLELDTRRLQEAIKAASNALVVLVKYDVEDVAYQTPLNDGQNRVEIEQSIFEDMLTAHRDYKSRAPELAQGLTDLKDRQLSGADEISLYGLVETLLDLDRPMEFSEEPSEPTQDALENLQANSQPT; from the coding sequence ATGGCCAAGTTTCTTCACATTGCCGACATTCACCTGGGGTTTGACCGCTACGACACTCCTGAGCGCACCAAGGATTTTTTTCGCGCCTTGCAAACGGTGCTGGAACGATATGCTGTCGAGGAGGAAGTGGATTTTGTGGCGATCGCGGGCGATCTCTTCGAGCACCGCAACATTAAACCCGCTACCCTCAACCAGGCTCAGGTTTGTCTCCAAACACTGAAGGATGCCAACATTCCCGTGGTGGCCATTGAGGGCAATCACGACAACCGCCCCTATGGCACTCGCACTAGCTGGCTCAAGTATCTCTCTGAATGGAACCTGCTCAAGCTGCTAGAGCCTAACGACGGAGCTAACGCCGAAGAGCGACTCACCCCGTGGGATGACAGCACCCGTTCCGGAGGCTACATTGATCTACCCTGCGGTGTGCGGGTGATTGGATCAAACTGGTATGGGGCCACTGCCCCTCGCGCCATTGAGCTATTAGCTGGCTCTATCAAAGACCTGCCCCCCGGTCCCAACTATACAGTTTTGATGTTTCACCACGGCCTAGAGGGGCAAATCTCTCGCTATGCTGGAGCACTGCGCTATAGCGAACTGCTGCCGCTCAAGGAAGCTGGGGTAGACTATTTGGCCTTAGGACACATTCATAAGAATTACACCGCCGAGGGATGGGTTTTCAATCCTGGCTCTCTGGAAGCTAACAATGTCGAGGAAAGCCGCTACCCTCGAGGCGCTTATTTAGTAGAACTGTTGCCCGATCGCATCGACGCGCAGCTCAAGACGGATTACTTTCAGCGACCCATTGAACGGGTAGAGCTGGTGGCCAAAGGACAGGAAAGCCTAGACGAGCTGAACCAGATGGCCCTAGATTGTGCGATCGCTGCCGCTGCTAAACATCAGAGCAGCATCGCCCCTATTTTGGAGTTAAAAATTACTGGTCAAGTGGGCTTTGATCGGCTCGAACTCGACACACGTCGCCTACAGGAAGCCATCAAAGCCGCCAGCAATGCACTGGTGGTGCTAGTTAAGTATGACGTTGAGGATGTGGCCTACCAAACTCCCCTCAACGATGGCCAAAATCGGGTTGAAATCGAGCAATCTATTTTTGAGGATATGCTTACTGCCCACCGCGACTACAAGAGCAGAGCCCCAGAGCTCGCCCAAGGACTTACAGACCTCAAAGATCGACAGCTTTCTGGAGCAGACGAAATCTCACTCTACGGGCTCGTCGAAACGTTATTGGATTTAGACCGCCCAATGGAATTTTCCGAAGAACCATCAGAACCAACTCAAGACGCCTTAGAGAATTTGCAAGCCAACAGTCAGCCTACATAA